One region of Roseiconus lacunae genomic DNA includes:
- a CDS encoding DUF1573 domain-containing protein has protein sequence MEILNRLAVMLPLLTVGVSSLADEKKLGFETTHEVVLKQLSQGLYHVKVDLGELPIGMKGNVHIDLINNFDLDFPVKDLKASCGCTSVSFDKDTIAAGATVRLELALNTQMIRRNAEQAFQIRLVSGRGDRHDITLAVRYRLAGMVAFGKEMVSQEINADVKRQQLAVPFFLTPPTLPKQVSFEMSPSNDGVSAKLAPADSGWQVIIDVEPLFLPRKGFFTTLNAMNDAGETVDHMSLVFYQAKDIELSPRTLIFRGNDEKIGADGILHLHDEKDRPANDRPPNVSAKLGELKLAVKCTRIGKGIYRLHVNCDREKLAVPAEVADAGTEISWHIVTASRVVGLSSRVHFSSIANPPTP, from the coding sequence TTGGAAATACTGAACAGATTGGCTGTGATGCTGCCACTACTTACGGTAGGGGTAAGTTCGCTAGCCGACGAAAAGAAGCTAGGTTTCGAGACCACCCACGAAGTCGTCTTAAAGCAGCTCAGCCAGGGCTTGTACCATGTGAAGGTTGACCTGGGTGAACTGCCAATCGGCATGAAAGGAAACGTTCACATTGACTTAATTAACAATTTTGATCTCGATTTCCCCGTAAAAGATCTGAAGGCAAGTTGCGGATGCACTTCGGTAAGCTTCGATAAGGACACGATAGCTGCTGGGGCGACCGTTCGCTTGGAGCTTGCCCTGAACACCCAGATGATTCGTCGCAACGCGGAACAGGCATTTCAGATACGACTGGTCTCGGGACGCGGCGACCGGCACGATATCACGTTAGCGGTTCGTTATCGACTGGCTGGGATGGTCGCATTCGGCAAAGAGATGGTATCTCAGGAGATCAATGCTGACGTCAAGAGACAGCAGCTAGCGGTCCCCTTCTTTCTAACACCCCCAACGCTACCAAAACAAGTTTCTTTCGAGATGTCACCATCGAACGATGGCGTGTCTGCCAAATTGGCTCCAGCAGATTCAGGGTGGCAAGTAATCATTGATGTTGAACCGCTTTTTCTTCCAAGGAAAGGTTTTTTTACCACTCTTAATGCGATGAATGACGCTGGTGAAACAGTTGATCATATGTCGCTGGTGTTTTATCAAGCAAAGGACATCGAGCTCTCGCCTCGGACACTTATCTTCCGTGGAAACGATGAGAAGATCGGGGCGGATGGAATCCTTCATTTGCACGACGAGAAAGATCGTCCAGCGAACGATCGCCCGCCGAATGTTAGCGCGAAATTGGGCGAACTGAAACTCGCTGTCAAATGCACCAGAATCGGGAAAGGTATTTACCGACTGCATGTCAATTGCGATCGAGAGAAGCTGGCCGTTCCTGCGGAGGTTGCTGATGCCGGAACAGAAATTTCATGGCACATCGTCACCGCCTCTCGCGTTGTAGGCTTGTCTTCGCGAGTTCATTTTTCCAGCATTGCGAATCCTCCAACCCCTTGA
- a CDS encoding class I SAM-dependent methyltransferase, producing MLTPIELPSHINTRPVDSAIAKKLRQMHQRIEAFQDCWNQHHAAQFVAADYELVYQTLTWLLEKHRPINRGFLEWGCGFATVACLADSLGLASYGVESHPDLIVQARQTLSDWPATVELFHGDFLPPGAEDLAFDSTLPSVGHSGENPYEIWGVDLEDFGLMYSYPWPGEDQFHEDVFDRYAANEAMLLMFIGPNEMRAWRKSSR from the coding sequence ATGTTGACGCCCATCGAATTGCCGTCGCACATCAACACACGTCCGGTCGATTCGGCAATCGCGAAAAAACTTCGCCAGATGCACCAACGCATCGAGGCGTTCCAAGATTGCTGGAATCAGCATCACGCGGCGCAGTTTGTCGCCGCCGACTACGAACTCGTTTACCAAACACTGACTTGGTTGCTTGAGAAGCACCGACCGATCAACCGTGGGTTCTTGGAGTGGGGATGCGGATTTGCGACCGTCGCTTGCCTTGCCGACTCACTCGGCTTGGCATCCTACGGGGTGGAATCCCATCCTGATTTGATCGTCCAAGCACGGCAGACACTGAGTGACTGGCCGGCGACGGTCGAGCTTTTCCACGGTGATTTCTTGCCGCCCGGTGCGGAGGACTTGGCGTTCGATTCGACCTTGCCCTCGGTCGGGCATTCGGGAGAAAACCCGTACGAGATTTGGGGAGTCGACCTCGAGGACTTTGGGTTGATGTACTCCTATCCGTGGCCGGGCGAAGATCAGTTCCACGAAGACGTCTTTGATCGCTATGCGGCAAACGAAGCGATGCTATTGATGTTCATCGGCCCCAACGAAATGCGAGCCTGGAGAAAGAGCTCACGCTGA
- a CDS encoding ABC transporter ATP-binding protein, whose translation MSIIEAQNLAKSYRVYRKGEGLRESIRGLFHREYEEVHAVRGIDLKVETGEFVAFLGPNGAGKTTTLKLLSGVIDPTGGTATVMGYVPWQRKNAYRRRFALVMGQKNQLWWDLPAQESFRLQQQIYGIPVEQFRATLDELTDLLEVRPLLKQPVRELSLGERMKMELIAALLHSPDVLFLDEPTIGLDVIAQHNIQQFLRYYQEKRKITILLTSHYMKDVAALCKRVVVIARGQIQYDGSLAGIIDKFSGYKIITVQFPENHHVETGNLGELLSETWPKVKLRVERAEVPRTLSRLLSEHPIEDVAVEDPPLEDVIAELFRESSDRAAAEPAPA comes from the coding sequence ATGTCGATCATCGAAGCTCAAAACCTGGCCAAGTCGTATCGTGTCTATCGCAAGGGCGAGGGCCTTCGGGAAAGTATTCGTGGACTGTTTCATCGCGAATACGAGGAGGTCCATGCGGTTCGCGGGATTGATTTGAAAGTGGAAACCGGGGAGTTCGTTGCCTTTTTGGGCCCCAACGGTGCCGGTAAGACCACCACGCTGAAACTGCTTAGCGGCGTGATCGATCCCACCGGCGGCACCGCAACGGTCATGGGGTACGTCCCCTGGCAGCGAAAGAATGCTTATCGCCGACGCTTCGCACTTGTCATGGGGCAGAAAAATCAATTGTGGTGGGACCTGCCTGCCCAAGAGTCGTTTCGATTGCAGCAGCAGATCTATGGCATCCCAGTCGAGCAATTCCGTGCGACGCTCGACGAATTGACAGATCTGCTGGAAGTCCGACCGCTACTGAAACAACCGGTGCGTGAGTTGTCGCTCGGCGAACGGATGAAAATGGAATTGATCGCGGCGCTCCTGCACAGCCCCGACGTGCTGTTTCTTGATGAACCGACGATCGGGCTGGATGTGATCGCCCAGCACAACATTCAGCAATTCCTGCGGTACTATCAAGAAAAACGCAAGATCACGATTCTGCTGACCAGTCACTACATGAAAGACGTCGCCGCCCTTTGCAAACGTGTCGTCGTCATCGCCCGTGGTCAGATTCAGTACGACGGATCGCTGGCCGGGATCATTGACAAGTTTTCCGGATACAAGATCATCACCGTTCAATTTCCGGAGAACCATCACGTCGAGACCGGGAACTTGGGCGAGTTGCTCTCAGAAACCTGGCCAAAAGTTAAGCTGCGTGTCGAAAGAGCCGAAGTGCCGCGCACGCTGTCCCGGCTGCTGTCAGAACACCCGATCGAGGATGTCGCTGTCGAGGACCCGCCGCTTGAGGATGTGATCGCTGAATTATTTCGAGAATCCAGCGATCGCGCCGCCGCAGAGCCGGCGCCGGCCTAA
- the ispF gene encoding 2-C-methyl-D-erythritol 2,4-cyclodiphosphate synthase, whose translation MSSQEVSLPDIRIGLGYDSHRLEQGGPLRIGGVDIPAKVHAVGHSDADVLLHSITDALLGAICDSDIGRLFPDDQDVNKGRDSRDFLLEAFSRVRKRGYSVVNLDGVILVERPKMAPHIDTMRQTVAELLEMAPDRVSFKAKTGEGVGEIGTGQSIATRVVVLIAALP comes from the coding sequence ATGAGCAGCCAGGAAGTCAGCTTGCCAGACATTCGAATCGGGCTCGGCTACGATTCACACCGACTTGAACAAGGCGGCCCGCTGCGAATCGGTGGGGTCGATATCCCCGCCAAGGTCCACGCGGTCGGCCATAGCGACGCCGACGTTCTGCTGCACTCGATCACCGATGCCCTGCTGGGGGCGATCTGCGACTCCGACATCGGCCGGCTGTTTCCCGACGACCAGGACGTCAACAAAGGTCGTGACAGCCGCGACTTCCTTCTCGAAGCCTTTTCCAGGGTTCGCAAGCGAGGATACTCCGTCGTCAACCTGGACGGAGTGATCTTGGTCGAACGCCCCAAGATGGCCCCCCACATCGATACGATGCGCCAGACCGTGGCGGAGCTATTGGAGATGGCGCCCGATCGTGTCAGCTTCAAAGCAAAGACCGGCGAAGGCGTCGGCGAAATCGGCACCGGTCAGTCGATCGCGACCCGCGTCGTGGTACTGATCGCGGCATTGCCTTAA